GTTGGGAACCATCGGTTCCTTGAGTAGGATTGGTTCCTTCAAGATACCGATCAACATCCCACCCGCAAGAAGGGTGGAAAAAGTCACCTGGTTACCGCCACGTCACCTTTGGAGTCCGAAATGGTTCTACGCCCCTGCAAAGCCAGCGCCGACTGGTCTCACCGCTGCCCGGTTCGTGACGTTCTCGACCGGGTCAGCGACCGTTGGAGTGTGTTGGTCCTGCATACCCTGCAACCGGGGACAATGCGATTTACCGAACTCAAGCGGGCCATCGGCGACATCTCGCAGCGGATGCTGGCCCAGACCCTGAGGCGTCTGGAGGAGGACGGCATGGTCACCCGCACCGTCCACCCCACCGTCCCCCCCAAGGTCGAATACACCCTCACCCCACTGGGGGCCTCGTTGATGGAACAGATGGAGGGATTGGTGCGGTGGGCGTCGATCAACCATGACGCGGTGCGGCAGGCGCGCAGCAGGTATGCCGAGGCAGTGTCATTGGACTGAAAGGGGGAGTGCGAAAGGGAGGCGCTGATCCCAATCGGGCCACCGAAGGCTGTGGGAACGGATTTCGATCCGCGAATGAGGCGGCAACACTGGCGTCCCAACCCCACCCTCACTCGATGCCCCCAAAGATACAGGGAAGTTGGAGGTGAGGGATCATGCTACGGGCAGGGGGTGGGGGCGACAGCGCTGGGGGGGAT
Above is a window of Proteobacteria bacterium CG1_02_64_396 DNA encoding:
- a CDS encoding transcriptional regulator — encoded protein: MVLRPCKASADWSHRCPVRDVLDRVSDRWSVLVLHTLQPGTMRFTELKRAIGDISQRMLAQTLRRLEEDGMVTRTVHPTVPPKVEYTLTPLGASLMEQMEGLVRWASINHDAVRQARSRYAEAVSLD